A region of the Chloroflexota bacterium genome:
GGCGGCCTGCGGTCAGAAGTCCACTTATAAGTGTGACGACCCCTACGGCTGTGTCAACATTGGCCCCAACGACCCGATCAAGATGGGCGTGGCGGTGGTGTTGAGCGGCCCCAATGAATCGCTGGGCGTGGACGAAGTGGGCGGCGTGGAAATCGCCGTGGACGACTTCACCGCGGCCAACAAGGATTGGTTGGGCAAGCACACCATCCAGGTGGTGAAGGAAGATGCTCAGTGCTCCGCTGAGGGCGGTCAGACTGCTGCTCAGAAACTGGCAGCCGACAAGTCCATTGTGGGCGTGATCGGGACGGCCTGCTCCAGCGCGGGTGAGCCTGCTTCCAAGATCCTCTCGGATGCTCACATTGTGATGATTTCGCCTTCCAACACGGCCCCTTCGCTGACCGACCCGAAGACGCATGCCGAGTGCTACCTGCGCACTGCCCACAACGACAAAGTGCAGGGTAAGGCTGTGGCTGAATTTGCCTACAACGTCTTGGGTGCCCGCACCATGGCGACCATCCACGACGGCAGCCCCTATGCCGAGCAGCTGCAGCAAGTGGCTTGCGACGTCTTCACCCAACTGGGCGGCAAGTGCGTGGCTCAGGAAGCCATCAACGTCGGCGACACCGACATGCGCCCAGTGCTGACCAAGATTGCGGCCAGCAAGCCCGACGTCCTCTACTACCCGATCTTCATCCAGGAAGGCGCCCTGATTACCCAGCAGGCGAAAGAGGTGCCCGGCCTCGAGAAGACCGTGCTGATGGGCTCCGACGGCATGATTTCGCCGGACTTCATCAAGGCGGCAGGCGAAGCGGCTGAGGGCATGTACCTCTCCGGCCCCGCAGCGGTGAACAATGCCGAGTTCAACAAGAAATACGAGGCCAAATACGGTCAGGAACCGCCCAGCGCTTTCCACCTGCATGCTTACGACGCGGCGATGATGCTGCTCGATGCCATCAAGAAGGTGGCGGTGGTGGAGAAAGACGGCACCATCCACATTCCGCGCAAGGCGCTCTGCCAGGCCCTCTTCAGCACCAAGGACTTCAAGGGCCTGACCGGCACGCTCACCTGCAACCAGTACGGTGACTGCGCTGACCCGAAGATCAACATCAACCAGATTCAGAATGGCAAGTACGTCCCGGTGTGGCCTAAGAAGTAACTTCTGGCTCCCGTAGGACTGTGCAGGGGTGCCGGGAGGTTGCTTCCGGCACCCCTAACCCATATCCACCTCTGCACGCCGGGGGAACGGTTCGCCGCTCCCCCGGCGGCGAGTGCAAGAGGGAGGCTTCATGGCTGATAAACTCAAACATTTCCTTGAACGCCTTAGCCTGGTTGACATCATTGTGTGGGCGTTCGGCCTG
Encoded here:
- a CDS encoding branched-chain amino acid ABC transporter substrate-binding protein — translated: MKKRWFILFAVVMIAVLALAACGQKSTYKCDDPYGCVNIGPNDPIKMGVAVVLSGPNESLGVDEVGGVEIAVDDFTAANKDWLGKHTIQVVKEDAQCSAEGGQTAAQKLAADKSIVGVIGTACSSAGEPASKILSDAHIVMISPSNTAPSLTDPKTHAECYLRTAHNDKVQGKAVAEFAYNVLGARTMATIHDGSPYAEQLQQVACDVFTQLGGKCVAQEAINVGDTDMRPVLTKIAASKPDVLYYPIFIQEGALITQQAKEVPGLEKTVLMGSDGMISPDFIKAAGEAAEGMYLSGPAAVNNAEFNKKYEAKYGQEPPSAFHLHAYDAAMMLLDAIKKVAVVEKDGTIHIPRKALCQALFSTKDFKGLTGTLTCNQYGDCADPKININQIQNGKYVPVWPKK